A genomic region of Candidatus Dependentiae bacterium contains the following coding sequences:
- a CDS encoding ABC transporter ATP-binding protein produces MQQNILSIKNITKIYQGKNGTTKALDNVSLDIHKGEIFGLLGVNGAGKTTLSSIIATLHPATSGDILFNGTSIYKNIPDYRTHLGFCPQTQNLDQFLTVKENLLFAGRYFLIPEEIVQQRTDKLIEQLELKRHENAAIDSLSGGTKQRVLIARALMHNPEIVILDEPTVGLDPDIRRKLWAIIRNLKSMGITIILTTHYLDEAEVLSDRVCILHRGRLILIESVAALKAKHSMDNLEDIFIHITKDIQEL; encoded by the coding sequence ATGCAACAAAATATTCTTTCGATCAAAAATATCACCAAAATATATCAAGGCAAAAACGGTACTACCAAAGCCTTGGACAATGTATCGCTCGATATTCATAAAGGCGAAATATTTGGGCTCCTTGGCGTGAATGGTGCTGGCAAAACAACACTATCTTCTATCATAGCTACCCTGCATCCTGCAACTTCGGGTGACATTCTTTTTAATGGCACTTCAATCTATAAAAACATTCCTGACTATCGAACACACTTAGGATTTTGCCCACAAACACAAAACCTTGATCAATTTTTAACGGTTAAAGAAAACTTATTATTTGCTGGCCGTTACTTTTTGATTCCCGAAGAAATAGTCCAACAACGTACTGATAAACTCATTGAACAGCTTGAGCTTAAACGCCACGAGAATGCGGCTATCGATTCCCTTTCTGGCGGCACTAAACAACGCGTGTTGATTGCACGAGCACTCATGCACAATCCAGAAATTGTTATTTTAGATGAGCCAACCGTAGGTCTTGATCCTGACATTCGCAGAAAACTCTGGGCCATTATTAGAAATTTAAAAAGCATGGGTATCACGATTATTTTAACGACTCACTATTTGGACGAAGCTGAAGTTCTTTCTGATAGAGTCTGTATCTTGCACAGAGGAAGACTCATACTCATTGAATCGGTTGCCGCACTTAAAGCAAAACATAGCATGGACAACCTAGAAGATATTTTTATACATATCACCAAAGACATACAAGAGCTCTAA